The Pseudomonadota bacterium nucleotide sequence GGCGACGACATCCGGACCGTCGACTGGAAGGTTACGGCGCGGCTCGGCGAACCGCACATACGTGTCTACACAGAAGAACGTGACCGGCCGGCGCTGATCGTTGTCGATCAGCGGATGTCGATGTTTTTCGGGTCGGTGTTGAACCTTAAGTCGGTGACGGCGGCCGAAGCCGCGGCACTGGCCGGTTTTGCGATCCTTCGCGCCGGTGACCGGGTCGGCGGAATCGTGTTTGGCGACCGCGACATGGTGGAGATCCGGCCCCAGCGTTCCCAACGCACGCTGAACGCTATCTTGAAAGCGATCGTCAACGGGAACCGCGCTCTCCGTGCCGATGTGCCGCCAGTCGCCAGACCGATGCCGATTGACCAGCCGCTGGAGGCCGCCGCGCAGATCGCGCGTCACGACCATACGGTCCTGGTGTTCAGTGACTTCGACGGCATTGGCGCCAACACCCGGCGTATCCTCTCGGGACTCGCCCGCCACAATAACCTTGTTCTCGTCGTCGTGACCGATCCGTTGGCACAGGACCTGCCGCGCAACCTGCGTCTTGTGGTCAGTGACGGTGACCTTCAAGCCGAGATCGACACCAGCGACGGCCGCACCCACCAGTCACTTCACGAGGTTGCTGCGGGGCGCGTTCAACAGATCCTGGCTTGGGAGCGTGAACTGGGCATACCCGTTCTACCGCTGACAAGCAGCAAGGAAACCGTCGGACAGATCCGACGGCTGATGGGCCGCGCCATTGCGCCGAAGATGACCCGATGAGCGAGCAGGCAACCGATAATCTTGAAGCGATGTCGCTGACTGAGCTGCTCGACCAGATGCATGGCGTCGTCGAACCGGAGCCCGTGTCATGGATGCCCCAAACCACCGCATGGACGGTTGTGGCGGCCATCCTTGTCTTGCTGGCCGTCCTGGCCGCTTGGCGATGGCTGCGGCACCGGCGGCAGAATCGCTACCGGCGGGACGCGCTCGCCGAGCTCGATCAGATCGAAACAGAGGCCAGTCCTGAGCTGGCGCTGCGTGTTGCCGAGCTTCTGCGACGCACGGCGCTGACACGGTTTGACCGGCGCGACGTTGCTTCGTTATCCGGCGACGCATGGCTTGCCTTCCTGGACGGCTGCAGCGACGGCGGAAGTTTCCAAGGCACGCCCGGACATACCCTGGTGACGGCACCCTATGGCGCGACGGCTGGCGAGGCCGACCAAGGCGCCTTGATCAAAGCGGCACGCCACTGGATCAGGACCCACCATGCTGGAGTTTGACCATCTCTGGGCATTCGTGATCGCGCCACTGCCGCTGCTTGTCTGGTGGCTGGCACCGCCGCGACGCGAAACCACATCGGCGATCCGCGTACCGTTTTTCGACTCCATGGTCGACGCGACAGGCATCAAGCCACGCAAGGGCTCCGCGATCCTGCGCCGCCGCGCGGTGCAGATGGTCACAGCATCTATCGCCTGGCTGCTTCTGGTCACAGCGCTTGCCGGCCCGCAATGGGCTGGTGAACCGATTGAACGTACCGAGACGGCGCGCGATCTGATCCTGGCGGTCGACCTCTCGCAGTCCATGGACCAGCGTGACTTTGCACCGCAGGGTGCTGATCCCATTTCCCGGATCGATGCGGTGAAACAGGTTGTCGGTGACTTCATCGACCGGCGTGACGGTGACCGCATCGGTCTGATCGTCTTCGGCACGCGGGCCTACATTCAGGCGCCGTTCACACGC carries:
- a CDS encoding DUF58 domain-containing protein, which gives rise to MADPTSILDDGQGAYVSLEGLRRLEGNARQLSFLPRQPSRSVLSGRHASKLRGRGINFEEIRNYLPGDDIRTVDWKVTARLGEPHIRVYTEERDRPALIVVDQRMSMFFGSVLNLKSVTAAEAAALAGFAILRAGDRVGGIVFGDRDMVEIRPQRSQRTLNAILKAIVNGNRALRADVPPVARPMPIDQPLEAAAQIARHDHTVLVFSDFDGIGANTRRILSGLARHNNLVLVVVTDPLAQDLPRNLRLVVSDGDLQAEIDTSDGRTHQSLHEVAAGRVQQILAWERELGIPVLPLTSSKETVGQIRRLMGRAIAPKMTR
- a CDS encoding DUF4381 domain-containing protein, whose amino-acid sequence is MSEQATDNLEAMSLTELLDQMHGVVEPEPVSWMPQTTAWTVVAAILVLLAVLAAWRWLRHRRQNRYRRDALAELDQIETEASPELALRVAELLRRTALTRFDRRDVASLSGDAWLAFLDGCSDGGSFQGTPGHTLVTAPYGATAGEADQGALIKAARHWIRTHHAGV